A window of the Rhodohalobacter mucosus genome harbors these coding sequences:
- a CDS encoding amidohydrolase family protein yields the protein MKTMSAIAFIVLLTLSVQPAISQIPAPVQSQPVALTGGTIHTMAGDVIENGTILFEKGKITAVGTDVTIPSGAVRENVTGKHIYPGLIDSWSQMGLYEIGAVSMTVDINEQGPINPNVRAERAFNAESRHIGVARSAGVLTAVSSPGGGLISGQSAAMMLEGWSWEEMTLKPGVGLIVNWPNPRSTNYQDQLRQLRSTFADAKAYHKAKQAMVNGNGPRIDFDSRWESMIPVISQERPVVVNAGEVRQIQDAITWSTEEEVRLIILGGNDAHLVSEHLKSRNIPVILTSVLSSPFRSWQAYDAAYSLPAKLHEAGVRFSIAGGASAPNANRLPHEAGAAIAYGLPSDAALEAVTSAAAEILGLDDHIGSLETGKDATLIITDGNPIEYATQIEQVYIQGRKSDMMDNHKQLYEKFREKVDQRQAE from the coding sequence ATGAAAACCATGTCAGCTATTGCGTTTATCGTCCTGCTAACCCTAAGCGTTCAGCCGGCGATTTCTCAGATTCCGGCCCCAGTGCAGTCGCAGCCGGTTGCACTCACCGGCGGCACCATTCACACAATGGCGGGTGATGTAATTGAAAACGGAACCATCCTTTTTGAAAAAGGAAAGATTACAGCGGTAGGAACCGATGTCACGATACCCTCCGGGGCTGTTCGTGAGAACGTGACCGGAAAGCACATCTACCCCGGGCTCATAGATTCATGGAGCCAGATGGGACTTTATGAAATTGGTGCTGTAAGTATGACTGTTGATATCAACGAACAAGGCCCAATAAATCCCAATGTTCGCGCTGAGAGGGCGTTTAATGCGGAGAGCCGCCACATTGGGGTAGCACGAAGCGCAGGTGTGCTAACAGCCGTTTCAAGCCCCGGCGGCGGCCTCATTTCAGGGCAGTCGGCAGCTATGATGCTTGAAGGGTGGTCGTGGGAAGAGATGACCCTGAAGCCGGGTGTAGGGCTGATTGTGAACTGGCCAAACCCGCGAAGTACCAACTACCAAGATCAGCTGCGGCAGCTACGCAGCACCTTTGCCGATGCTAAAGCTTATCACAAGGCAAAACAGGCCATGGTGAATGGCAACGGACCCAGAATTGATTTCGATTCGCGGTGGGAGTCGATGATTCCCGTAATCAGTCAGGAACGCCCGGTTGTTGTGAATGCAGGTGAAGTGCGACAAATTCAGGACGCAATTACATGGTCGACCGAAGAAGAGGTAAGATTAATCATTCTGGGGGGTAACGATGCGCACCTGGTATCGGAACATCTGAAAAGCCGGAATATCCCGGTCATTCTCACATCCGTTCTCTCATCACCTTTCAGAAGCTGGCAGGCGTATGATGCGGCATACAGCCTCCCCGCCAAACTGCATGAAGCGGGTGTACGGTTTTCCATCGCCGGAGGGGCAAGCGCTCCCAATGCCAACCGCCTGCCGCACGAAGCGGGTGCCGCAATTGCATACGGATTGCCTTCGGATGCCGCACTCGAAGCTGTAACATCCGCAGCCGCTGAAATTCTGGGACTCGATGATCATATTGGGTCGCTGGAAACTGGCAAGGACGCTACGCTCATCATAACAGACGGAAACCCAATTGAGTATGCCACACAGATTGAGCAGGTCTATATCCAGGGCCGCAAAAGCGATATGATGGATAACCATAAACAGCTGTATGAGAAGTTTCGCGAGAAAGTGGATCAGCGCCAGGCTGAATGA
- the ccsA gene encoding cytochrome c biogenesis protein CcsA — MIATAGHLLLSGAFLTSLIVMGLYAASALKDNLSVERIANRMWYLKGVLLLLSSAALVYIIMTHQFQYYYVWNYTSLDLETKYLFSAFYGGQEGSFMLWILISCLVGVGLIKWTRKPYKAPVMFVMALTQFFLLSMIVGWDLSFAKIGASPFRTIAQEMPNAPFIQANPDFVPVDGTGLNDLLKSPWMMIHPPIIFVGFSMMTVPFAFAIASLWTKTYHEWIRPALPWTLAANLSLLTAIFLGGYWAYETLSFGGYWAWDPVENASLVPWLIGTAGIHAMIVQRKSSRAHKASLFLSIMAYVAIVYQTFLTRSGVLADQSVHSFVDLGLYGQLLMYILVMTFMGLGFYLYRYRDLPSPQKESKFLSREFMTFTGSMLLLILGIIIIVGTSSPIIGRFFVENPTPPEIQFYNDWSMPIAIIMAFATVVGQYLFWQKHTWESLAGVMITPLLLTSTATVVSIVLGEVSNIYYMIYIFAGWFTVIGNSTMLISLIRKNPKLIGGTLTHIGFGVLLLGIIASSAYTGPLLDQRTASYNARVAAGEVYDEEGFPVTQPREMFSLDLNRPTLVNNEYMVTYEGYELSDSPRPGQQTYRLRFESIDNGRVFYMYPEVYPMLTTSSRTNIEWSVDPHVQTGWMSDYYLYVAGSKYVEQKNEELEEQNRNQDPLVSLQEEADERQTIEIGQGESIEAGPFSFTFMNFTPALEEELPDSTQIGIRSLVRITHTPSGNAFDVEPLFAVYTEDEVSYTYSPPLEIERWGMTVSFTRIFPESDTIELTVDGLDMEFEEDWVLIVAEEKPFVSVVWLGTFLLMGGFTISIFRHWAREKNTEEKE, encoded by the coding sequence ATGATTGCAACTGCAGGCCATCTGCTGCTCAGTGGCGCATTTCTGACATCTTTGATTGTGATGGGGCTCTACGCAGCCTCGGCTCTGAAGGATAATCTGTCCGTAGAAAGGATTGCCAACCGAATGTGGTACCTGAAGGGCGTACTGCTTCTGCTATCCTCCGCAGCGTTGGTTTATATTATCATGACCCATCAGTTTCAGTACTACTATGTCTGGAACTATACAAGTCTTGACCTGGAGACCAAATATCTATTCTCGGCATTTTATGGTGGGCAGGAGGGAAGCTTCATGCTTTGGATACTGATTTCATGCCTGGTGGGTGTGGGGCTGATTAAATGGACCCGCAAGCCCTACAAAGCTCCCGTAATGTTTGTTATGGCGCTTACACAGTTCTTTCTGCTTTCGATGATTGTTGGATGGGATCTTTCTTTCGCCAAAATAGGGGCTTCACCCTTCCGTACTATTGCCCAGGAGATGCCGAATGCCCCGTTTATTCAGGCCAATCCCGATTTTGTACCTGTTGACGGTACAGGACTCAATGATCTGCTGAAAAGCCCATGGATGATGATTCATCCGCCCATTATCTTTGTGGGATTCTCCATGATGACGGTGCCATTCGCTTTCGCAATTGCCTCGCTCTGGACGAAGACGTACCACGAATGGATCCGCCCGGCACTTCCCTGGACGCTGGCGGCAAACCTGTCACTGCTTACCGCAATCTTTCTGGGCGGATACTGGGCCTATGAAACACTCTCTTTCGGTGGTTACTGGGCGTGGGATCCTGTTGAAAATGCATCTCTGGTCCCCTGGCTCATAGGTACGGCCGGGATTCATGCCATGATTGTACAGAGAAAAAGCTCCCGTGCGCACAAAGCCTCTCTCTTCTTGTCCATTATGGCTTATGTTGCCATCGTATACCAGACCTTTTTAACCCGATCGGGTGTACTCGCCGATCAGTCTGTCCACAGTTTTGTCGATTTAGGTCTCTATGGCCAGCTTCTGATGTATATCCTGGTAATGACTTTTATGGGTTTAGGGTTCTACCTGTACAGATACAGGGATCTTCCAAGCCCGCAGAAGGAGTCCAAATTCCTAAGCAGGGAGTTTATGACGTTTACAGGCTCCATGCTGCTCCTGATCCTGGGGATAATTATCATTGTGGGAACCAGCTCACCTATTATCGGCCGGTTTTTTGTTGAAAATCCCACTCCCCCCGAAATACAGTTCTACAACGACTGGAGCATGCCCATTGCCATTATTATGGCATTTGCCACTGTGGTAGGTCAATATCTTTTCTGGCAAAAACATACATGGGAAAGTCTGGCGGGTGTAATGATCACTCCGCTGCTCCTCACATCCACCGCAACGGTAGTCTCCATTGTGCTCGGTGAGGTGAGTAACATCTACTACATGATCTATATTTTTGCGGGATGGTTTACCGTTATCGGCAATTCAACTATGCTGATAAGTCTGATTCGGAAAAATCCGAAACTGATCGGAGGTACGCTTACCCATATCGGATTTGGCGTACTGCTGCTGGGTATCATTGCGTCATCGGCTTACACGGGGCCTCTGCTTGACCAGAGAACGGCGTCCTATAATGCGCGTGTTGCCGCAGGCGAGGTGTATGATGAGGAGGGCTTTCCGGTTACCCAGCCCAGAGAGATGTTTTCACTGGATCTGAATCGTCCCACTTTGGTAAACAATGAGTATATGGTTACCTACGAAGGGTATGAGCTGTCTGATTCACCCCGCCCGGGTCAGCAGACGTACCGGCTTCGGTTCGAATCTATCGATAACGGACGCGTTTTTTACATGTATCCGGAAGTGTATCCCATGTTAACCACGTCCTCGAGAACCAATATTGAATGGTCGGTCGATCCGCATGTTCAAACCGGGTGGATGAGCGATTATTATCTCTATGTAGCGGGCAGTAAGTATGTGGAGCAAAAAAATGAAGAGCTTGAAGAACAAAACCGCAATCAGGATCCGCTTGTGTCTCTCCAGGAAGAGGCTGATGAGAGACAGACCATCGAAATAGGGCAGGGCGAATCAATTGAAGCGGGACCGTTCAGCTTCACGTTTATGAACTTTACGCCGGCCCTTGAAGAAGAACTGCCCGATAGCACTCAAATAGGCATTCGTTCACTTGTGAGAATTACGCACACTCCAAGCGGAAATGCGTTTGATGTGGAGCCGCTCTTTGCCGTATACACGGAAGATGAGGTAAGCTATACCTACTCACCCCCGCTCGAGATCGAGCGTTGGGGCATGACAGTCAGTTTTACCAGGATCTTTCCGGAGTCGGATACCATCGAACTCACTGTGGATGGTCTGGACATGGAGTTTGAGGAGGACTGGGTTCTTATTGTCGCCGAGGAGAAACCCTTTGTCTCTGTAGTGTGGCTCGGAACCTTTCTGCTGATGGGCGGATTCACCATCTCAATATTCCGCCACTGGGCCCGCGAAAAGAACACCGAAGAGAAAGAGTGA
- a CDS encoding CcmD family protein, whose protein sequence is MFAQEESPVRVDTLTESYSGRWEGTEGVEESSAFIQFMASDDLIWVVLGVSLIIWFVLLFFMIRVDKKVSKLEKTVTQSQHDEPAGSEKEIEGKES, encoded by the coding sequence ATGTTTGCACAAGAAGAATCGCCGGTACGCGTTGATACTCTCACGGAAAGCTATTCCGGCCGCTGGGAAGGCACGGAGGGTGTCGAAGAATCTTCGGCATTTATCCAGTTTATGGCTTCCGACGATCTGATCTGGGTCGTGCTCGGGGTAAGTCTGATTATCTGGTTTGTGCTGCTCTTCTTTATGATAAGAGTAGACAAAAAGGTGTCAAAACTTGAGAAAACGGTTACACAATCACAACATGACGAACCTGCCGGTTCGGAAAAAGAAATTGAAGGTAAAGAATCATGA
- a CDS encoding cytochrome c maturation protein CcmE has product MKPKLILGILAIVLFTSLLMYNFGNSISTYVNFEQAENRATSHVVGTWDDSRDYGFSRDTMQFSFYMKDEDGNVRRVVYPRPKPNNFEQATQLVVVGEMRNSVFHANEMLMKCPSKYNDGSELLNAQES; this is encoded by the coding sequence ATGAAACCTAAATTGATCTTAGGTATTCTGGCCATCGTGCTGTTTACGTCACTGCTTATGTATAATTTTGGAAACAGCATAAGTACCTATGTGAATTTTGAACAGGCTGAAAACAGAGCCACATCTCACGTGGTGGGAACATGGGACGACAGCCGTGATTATGGTTTTTCAAGAGACACCATGCAGTTCTCGTTCTACATGAAAGACGAAGACGGCAATGTACGCCGCGTAGTCTACCCGAGGCCAAAGCCGAATAATTTTGAACAGGCCACCCAGCTTGTGGTTGTGGGCGAGATGAGAAACAGCGTGTTCCACGCCAATGAAATGCTGATGAAGTGTCCCTCGAAATACAATGACGGCAGTGAACTATTGAACGCGCAGGAGAGCTGA
- the ccsA gene encoding cytochrome c biogenesis protein CcsA translates to MKAWKYIVAGWMTLVIVLGFSIEIPQIDILEQTARNLFLHVPMWFTMMVAFAMAFYYSVRYLNDEHMKWDRKAETATAVGLVFGICGLLTGSLWARFTWGTWWTFAEPRMNLSALAMLIFVAYFILRSAFTDEEKKAKISAVYNIFGVTTIPFLLYIIPRQLPSLHPGAEGNPAFSEITAPELRLIFYPAVIGFIGIAVWLMDIVNRYKQVKELSESGL, encoded by the coding sequence TTGAAAGCCTGGAAATACATTGTCGCTGGTTGGATGACCCTGGTGATTGTTCTCGGTTTTTCGATTGAGATCCCTCAAATCGATATTCTGGAGCAGACGGCCCGGAACCTGTTTCTGCATGTGCCTATGTGGTTTACAATGATGGTGGCTTTCGCCATGGCTTTTTACTACAGCGTCAGGTATCTGAATGACGAACACATGAAATGGGACAGGAAGGCGGAAACGGCAACGGCTGTCGGCCTTGTATTTGGAATATGCGGCCTGCTCACGGGTTCACTCTGGGCACGTTTTACCTGGGGTACATGGTGGACGTTTGCAGAACCCCGGATGAATTTGTCTGCACTTGCCATGCTCATTTTTGTAGCCTATTTCATTTTAAGATCCGCTTTTACCGATGAGGAAAAAAAAGCAAAGATCTCTGCAGTTTATAATATTTTCGGAGTCACCACGATTCCGTTTCTGCTTTACATTATACCGCGGCAGCTTCCAAGCCTGCATCCTGGAGCTGAGGGAAATCCCGCGTTCAGTGAGATCACCGCACCTGAATTACGGCTGATTTTTTATCCTGCCGTAATCGGCTTTATTGGAATTGCCGTTTGGCTCATGGACATTGTGAATCGCTACAAGCAGGTCAAGGAATTATCGGAATCAGGGCTATGA
- a CDS encoding amidohydrolase family protein, protein MKKATLRFLSNFYPSLHLPVFAFLFITFSLSFTVQALSQTSPVDGIKDNTPAVHAFTNATIVTSPGRVIQNGTLVIRDGVIESAGRNVSVPADARIWDMEGKTIYPGFIDAYTNVGMKSPREELDRGSRSWNPQVRSNLRAEEEYDPEDDGSEELRAEGFTTALIVPPLGIFRGQASAISLGTKSIAERVVRPGVAHAVSLRRSSELGYSYPTSPTGAIALIRQTFYDADWHNRAHRIYENNPSGLSRPEWNTSLASLSNTIDGSQPVLFETNNDEEILRALRFTDEFDITPWIKGNGHEYKLTDVLQDANVPIVLPLAYPETPDIETPEDALNEDLEDLRHWYLAPENPYRLEEAGIRFSLTTDGLEKAGDFHPNLRKAVKLGFSKEAALASLTTHPAALIGIDGTHGTIESGKTANLVIADGDVFEDGTRILDVWVDGRQFIINPEKEMDPRGTWEVTLGINGSLSGEMVIRETRPGRLGGSLTVNNEEIELMNVSAQDVERRFRADFDGSATGLNGRVRLTASVSAGGMIGWGEVTGQDRIEWSASRTADAEASEDREPSELNRSVELADLRPSMEFGRESLPDMPRNILVQNATLWTMGPDGVLENGDLLITEGKVAEIGTDLRAPRNALVIDAEGRHVTPGLIDPHIHSGINGVNEVGNAIVPEVRMKDVLDIYNIWMYRQAAGGLTSAHAMHGSANPIGGQNIAIKMRWGALSDDLPIEGAPRTVKFALGENPKRVGSDRYPETRMGTEQIIADRFRMARDYEARWNEWNRTQEGIPPRRNLRLDAIVDILNGDILVQSHSYRHDEILMLMRLAEDFDFRIKAFHHGVEAYKVAPELAEHGAAAVVWSDWGAFKIEAFDNTNYNARLLTEAGVLTSLHSDNSQIASRMNWEAAKMVRTGMDPVDALELVTLSPAKVLGIDDKVGSLEPGKDADFVIWSGDPLSTFSKPEQTWIDGRKYFDLEEDLILQRRVEDERAQLIELILEDNND, encoded by the coding sequence ATGAAGAAAGCCACACTCCGCTTTTTGAGCAATTTCTACCCATCCTTACACCTACCCGTATTCGCTTTTCTTTTTATAACATTCAGCCTCTCGTTCACTGTTCAGGCGCTGTCGCAAACATCACCAGTTGATGGCATAAAAGACAACACGCCGGCTGTTCATGCTTTCACCAATGCTACAATTGTAACTTCTCCCGGCAGAGTAATACAGAACGGTACGCTTGTGATTCGCGATGGCGTTATTGAATCGGCCGGCCGGAATGTAAGCGTACCTGCCGATGCACGAATCTGGGACATGGAGGGTAAAACCATCTACCCGGGCTTCATAGACGCATACACAAATGTAGGCATGAAGTCACCCCGCGAAGAGCTCGACCGGGGTTCACGTTCATGGAATCCGCAGGTACGTTCAAATCTGCGGGCTGAAGAGGAGTATGATCCGGAAGACGACGGAAGCGAAGAACTCCGCGCAGAAGGTTTTACTACTGCACTTATTGTTCCACCCCTTGGTATTTTCCGCGGGCAGGCGAGCGCCATAAGCCTGGGCACCAAATCGATCGCTGAGCGTGTGGTAAGGCCGGGTGTGGCGCATGCCGTAAGCCTGAGAAGAAGTTCGGAACTGGGATACTCATATCCAACATCACCAACAGGCGCCATTGCACTCATCAGACAAACATTCTATGATGCAGACTGGCATAACAGGGCACACCGCATTTATGAAAACAATCCTTCCGGACTATCGCGGCCGGAGTGGAACACATCGCTCGCCTCTCTAAGCAATACGATTGACGGTTCTCAGCCCGTACTTTTTGAGACAAATAATGATGAAGAGATTCTGCGTGCGTTGCGGTTCACGGATGAATTCGATATCACCCCCTGGATAAAAGGAAATGGCCACGAATACAAGCTTACAGATGTTCTTCAGGATGCAAATGTACCGATTGTTCTTCCACTGGCCTACCCTGAAACACCCGATATCGAAACCCCTGAGGATGCTCTCAATGAAGATCTTGAAGACCTGCGTCACTGGTATCTGGCTCCTGAAAACCCGTATCGGCTGGAAGAGGCCGGTATTCGTTTTTCGCTTACAACCGACGGGCTGGAGAAAGCCGGGGATTTTCACCCGAACCTTCGAAAAGCCGTTAAACTGGGTTTCAGTAAAGAAGCAGCGCTGGCTTCACTTACCACCCATCCCGCTGCTTTAATCGGAATTGACGGTACACATGGCACCATTGAATCCGGCAAGACTGCGAACCTGGTCATAGCAGACGGCGACGTATTTGAAGATGGTACGCGCATCCTGGATGTCTGGGTAGATGGCCGGCAGTTTATCATTAACCCGGAAAAAGAGATGGATCCCAGAGGTACCTGGGAGGTTACACTGGGCATTAACGGTTCTTTGAGCGGTGAGATGGTGATACGGGAAACGAGACCGGGACGCCTGGGAGGAAGCCTCACGGTGAACAACGAAGAAATTGAGCTGATGAATGTATCAGCGCAGGATGTAGAAAGGCGCTTTCGTGCCGATTTTGACGGATCAGCGACCGGCCTTAACGGCAGGGTTCGGCTTACCGCTTCTGTTTCAGCAGGCGGAATGATTGGCTGGGGTGAAGTAACCGGCCAGGACCGCATTGAATGGTCAGCAAGCAGAACCGCTGATGCTGAAGCAAGTGAGGATAGGGAGCCTTCTGAGCTTAACCGAAGCGTTGAGCTTGCGGATCTGCGTCCCTCTATGGAATTTGGAAGAGAGTCTCTTCCTGATATGCCCCGAAATATCCTTGTGCAAAATGCAACTTTGTGGACCATGGGGCCGGACGGTGTTCTGGAGAACGGCGATCTGCTGATCACAGAAGGTAAAGTTGCTGAGATCGGTACCGATCTGCGCGCTCCCAGAAATGCCCTGGTTATTGATGCAGAGGGCAGGCACGTAACACCGGGACTTATCGATCCCCACATCCATTCCGGTATAAACGGAGTGAATGAGGTCGGTAATGCAATCGTACCCGAAGTTCGCATGAAGGATGTACTCGACATCTATAACATATGGATGTATCGTCAGGCAGCCGGTGGACTCACCTCAGCCCACGCCATGCACGGTTCCGCCAACCCGATCGGGGGGCAAAACATTGCCATTAAAATGAGGTGGGGCGCCCTTTCAGACGACCTGCCGATTGAAGGAGCTCCGCGAACGGTAAAATTCGCGCTTGGGGAAAATCCTAAGCGTGTAGGCAGCGATCGCTATCCTGAAACGCGCATGGGCACCGAGCAGATCATAGCCGACCGTTTCCGGATGGCGCGTGACTATGAAGCCCGGTGGAATGAATGGAATCGGACACAGGAGGGTATTCCGCCCCGGCGAAACCTGCGTCTGGATGCCATTGTGGACATTCTGAACGGAGACATCCTGGTTCAGTCGCACAGTTATCGGCACGACGAAATACTGATGCTTATGAGGCTTGCTGAAGATTTTGATTTCAGAATCAAAGCATTTCATCACGGTGTTGAAGCTTATAAGGTAGCACCGGAACTTGCAGAGCATGGTGCAGCTGCGGTCGTATGGTCCGACTGGGGTGCTTTTAAAATTGAGGCGTTTGACAACACCAACTACAATGCACGACTGCTGACCGAGGCCGGCGTACTCACTTCCCTCCATTCAGACAATAGTCAGATTGCATCACGGATGAACTGGGAAGCAGCGAAAATGGTGCGTACGGGAATGGATCCGGTCGATGCGCTTGAGCTGGTGACCCTCAGCCCAGCAAAAGTACTTGGAATTGATGACAAGGTAGGCTCCCTCGAGCCCGGTAAAGACGCCGATTTTGTAATCTGGTCGGGAGATCCACTTTCCACCTTCTCAAAACCGGAGCAGACCTGGATTGACGGACGTAAATATTTCGATCTTGAGGAAGATTTAATTCTGCAGCGCCGTGTTGAAGATGAGCGTGCACAGCTGATAGAACTAATCCTGGAGGATAACAATGACTAA